ttgaagatttttacatgtatgtttatcagggatattggtctatagctTTGTTTGTTGTGTCCTTGTCTGATTTTGTAAAACGAGTTTGGAAGAATTccttcctttttagttttttggaataatttaagaataattttttaaaaaaggattagtATTCTTTAAATGCTTGGTAGGGATCTATATtttatgaatgtatgtatgtatgtatctatctatctatttatttatttatggtactggggattgagcccagagtgcttaaccactgagtcacatccctatcccattttaaaatattgtatttagagacagtatctcactgagttgttgaggctggctttgaactcaggatcctcttgcctcagcctcccaagcagctgtgCTGGGTGGGATCAATCTATCTATTTTTATAGTCCATaggcttttaatttatttttacatttattatgtcAGGAATTCATAGGGAATAGGTTCCAGCAGTACATGCTCCTTTTGTTCTCACAAAATGTGCTTCTCTAGATGGAGCAGGCTGGTGCTGCAGCTGAATCCAGTTACCTTTCTCTTTagattccttctttttctgatcattttcctTCACGTTTCAGGAAGCTGTCCTGGCTCTCGGGGTGCTTAATATGCTCAATACGTACATTAATTCTGTTGGCAGAAATCTTGCCCTTAACTTGATTATTCACAACAATGCCAACAGCATGGTGGGTAACATTGTAGACTCTCTCAGTTTTGCCATTATTACTTACATTTGTGGAATATTCCTTTTTAAACAGCATCCATTCCCTTTAATGTCTACAATATCACCCTTCCCGTAGATTTGCATATATGTGGCCAAAGGAACAACTCCATGTTTTCTAAAAGGCCTAGAGAACAAATATATCAGGTTCCTCTCCTCTTTACCTTTGTTTGTCATTTTGGTGAATTACTGGAAGATGGTGGTTCCAGCCAGaaggctttatttttatatttacttttttccaaAGAAGCCCATTTTATTACTTTCCTTATAGAAGTCCTGTTCTTTTCCATGGTGATTGATGTGCCTTTTCCACATATTCCAACCTTCCTTCTACCCATACTCCCCATGTCTGTTAAAGTGTATATAGAGATAGCAGATACATTTGTTAAGGGTTTTGCCTGATATCAACATTAGATTTCCAATGATTTCTTCTTTCAGGTACAATGTTGCAATCCATTCATTCTTCTTCcagtctttcctcctcctcctcctcctcctcctcctcctctccccccatACAGGGCCTACATTTAGAGTGGTTTTTCAGTTTCCCAGAACCCCAATTTTGTCATATATTCCAACCATGAACCACTTTCCAGAGCAGAAGGGTGAGCCTCATACAGATTAATCCTGGAACACCCAGAGGCCACGGAAATCCAGCCCCACAAgctctacccccccccccccccccaagagaaCTGCCATTGCTCTGAACTCTCAACACACGCCTAGctcaagaatgagggctaggcgTGGCTTTTAAGGAGATGATTTCAAGGACCATTCATTGGCCTCACATGGGTACTAAGCTGGAGGTGGCCATCTTGGCCTTATCAgggtctgtatttttaaaagcttcaacaTGGACAATAGtaataaattatgtttttgtgctgaggatcaaacccagtgccttacacatgctaggcaaacattctgtcactgagctacatctccagtggTAATATAATCTGTTAACTGCACATCAGGTGATTGATTATCCAAGGAGTCACCCCTCTCTACCAACTTtagctattttaaataatgagaacTGAAATTTAATATTGCCATGTGCCAGCAAATACTATCTAAATAGAAGGTCCCAATGGAAAGTTTGGTTTAAGGACTATATCTGAGTACCTGGAAGAAACCCTTTCACAACTGAATTAATGCATACATTGTCAGACAATTAGACAATTAGTGTTATGTTCTTGGTTATCAAGAATACTCATGTAGCTTTGGGATTTTAAATTGGTGAATATTCATGATGTGTGGAAAAGCATGATACACACACTACAATCTTAGTCACACAACATGggatatgtgtatgtacatgtacaaCCTGGAGGGACaagtctagctaagttgcttgtgactggatgactttgttctttgtgtttttattttttctgtaatgCACAATTagcttttaacttaaaaaaaaaaaacacctattttttaaaatgaatattatgcaatattttaaaagatcctTGGGCCATTTCTTGTCCAGTCTTTATGAACACAGAAGGTTCTTGGGAGTGACTTATAATTTTAGAAACCACACTAAAGGATTATTTTTTAGACACCTTCAAACCCAaacaccagattttttttttttttggtgtgtggtgctagggactaaacccagggtcttgtacatgtgAGCTCtactaattgagctatatccccagtcagAGTTTTGAATGATGTTATAAAAGTAAACACAAGTTATATATTATAGCACAAATTGACAAGGAAAGGGAGTTGGCTACCAGGCAAGGAGACAGAAGCAGCGTTAGAGATTGGATAATGGCAAGTAGCCAGAACCAAGGAGATGGAACCTTCCAAGAAAAGTAGAATCTAGCAGATGACTAAACCCAAGAAGTCTGAATGTATAAAGTATGACCTTAGCAGAAATATTAATGCTACTTAGAGCTCTAAAATTACAGTGTTCCATAAGATCCTCAAGAGAGTGGGCTAATTTTGTTTCCTCAAAGATTTGCAAGAAATGTTGAGTGGATAGCTCTTAATGGTTAGATTAACTTCAATTTGCAACATGTGAATACCTGTGTCTGGCCAAAAACAATGTTGTTGTAGTCTAAATCTTTATCTCTTCAGCAAGACTAATTCCAAATTGCAAATATACCCAATAGGATTACTTTCTAGGAGTTGGGAAATTTCTGTCCCATGTTTTAAGAGCAGACAAGAGGCACCTCACAGTTACAAGTAACGGACATTTCATGCTTCATTTTGCACAAATCTATTTAATGGAAATAGATGGCAGGATGTCCACAGTCCACTGACCTGTCAACACTAGGTGGAGAAGAAACCACCATCATTCTTTCGGGAGTAACCGCCATTGGTGGCTGCTGTATGAGGagacactggagaaaagagaagagggatgagCTTGAATTTTTAATCAGCAGTACATTATGGGAACTATAGATTTTTCACAATAGCTGGAAAACTGGCATATGAAGGACTGATGGGAGGTATAGTTCTACTCCCAGGTGTCTTCCCTGCTGAAAATGTTTATTGCTTAAACCTAAGGCTCACCTGAGAGGCTCACCTGAGAGTCTctgaaaaattgaataaatttccTAGCTCTACAGTCAACATGTCCCCTGGTATTAGTGTGATATTTACCAATTTAATCACTGCTTTCCAAGACCCTCAGTAATCCCTGATCTTCCCTGCCAGCCATTAGCCTCAAATCTGATTCTTGGGTCCATTCAGGAAGACTTGCACTATCTCATCTGCCCACTCAATTTTCTAACCCTCACCTATGGATCCCTGGACGCTGTGGATACATTCCTTCTTAGGATTAATCCAGTGTCTGATGGTCCAGGAAGTGATGGGGGGTGGAGCAGGAAGGGGTAAACATTCCCCAGACAGGCACTTGGTTCTAGAAGATGGTGTGGGGCAAACAAAGGAGAGTAATCAGAGAAAGATGAGGAGAGAAAGATAATTGCCAAGACCTCAAAAGTAAAGtagacagggctggggctgtagctcagtggtagagcacttgcctagcatgtgtgaggcactgggttcgatccttagcaccacataaaaataaataaaataaaggtattctgtccgtcttcaactacaaaaaataattttttttaaagtagacaaAGCgtcttttttccctttggaatTAATGAAAAGTTTTGCTCATTTATACAGATGAGTACAATCTTGGATGGTTTCTGTTCATTTTAgacaattaaaatacagaaagtaattgttaattgtgctgctatgaacatcgatgtagcagtatccctgtagtacgctcttttaaggtcttcggggaaaagtccaagaagggcaatagctgggtcaaatggtggttccattcccagctttcccaggaatctccatactgatttccagattggccgcaccagtttgcagtcccaccagcaatgtacaagggtacccttttccccacatcctctccagcacttgttgttgtttgacttcatagtggctgccaatcttactggagtgagatggtatcttagggtggttttgatttgcatttctctgactgctagagatggtgagcattttttcatgtacttgttgattgattgtatgtcctcctctgagaagtgtctgttcaggtctttggcccatttgttgattgggttgttttcttattgtttaattttttgagttctttgtatactctggatattagggctctatctgaagtgtgaggagtaaaaatttgttcccatgatgtaggctccctatttacctcttttattgtttctcttgctgagagaaaacttttcagtttaagtaagtcccatttgttgatttttgttatcaactggcccttcaatagatgaatggataaaaaaaatgtggcatttatacaccatggagtattacgcagcactaaaaaatgacaaaatcatagaatttgcagggaaatggatggcactagagcagattatgcttagtgaagctagccaatccctaaaaaacaaataccaaatgtcttctttgatataatgagagcaactaagaacagagcagggaggaagagcaggaagaaaagattaacattaaacagatagatgaggtgggatggaaagggagagaaaagggaaattgcatggtaatggagggagaccctcattgttatacaaaattacatataagaggttgtgaggggaatgggaaaataaacaagtagagaaatgaattacagtagatggggtagagggagaagatgggaggggaggggaggggggatagtagaggataggaaaggtagcagaatacaacagttactaatatggcattatgtaaaaatgtggatgtgtaacggatgtgactctgcaatctgtatttggggtaaaattgggagttcataaccaacttgaatctaatgtatgaaatatgatatgtcaagagctttataatgtttttaacaaccaataaaaaaaaaaaaataaaatacagaaagtacAGATAGATGTAAAAACAGAGAACTTTGTGCACAAATTGGTAGCTATCAGTGACATTTCACGTTGTATAACTGGATGGCAATCTACCAAAGAGGGTTTCTACCACTTACTTGTGGGTGTCCTGGATAGTCTCCTGGTGTAACAGGATCTCACTTTTGTTCTTGAATGCCCCACTGTGGTGGTCATACAAGGTGGTTAAGCGGAAATCCAGGTCATCCTTTGGTATCTACAGGGGAAGTCAGTTCCCCCAGGGTTAACTTGGTCACCTGTGCCTCCATTTTAGCCAA
This sequence is a window from Marmota flaviventris isolate mMarFla1 chromosome 10, mMarFla1.hap1, whole genome shotgun sequence. Protein-coding genes within it:
- the Cfap276 gene encoding cilia- and flagella-associated protein 276 produces the protein MPPTRDSFQQRTLDNDDSRLGKLPASKKLPHRNQTHLDQQLEPWSRLSSTPTINSIRRDAYFFNPTIPKDDLDFRLTTLYDHHSGAFKNKSEILLHQETIQDTHKTKCLSGECLPLPAPPPITSWTIRHWINPKKECIHSVQGSIVSPHTAATNGGYSRKNDGGFFST